The following coding sequences are from one Patagioenas fasciata isolate bPatFas1 chromosome 23, bPatFas1.hap1, whole genome shotgun sequence window:
- the EPHA8 gene encoding ephrin type-A receptor 8, whose product MSKVALSHDWWPHQTMAWAQRDLTSSLSIVIALAACLSATTSEVNLLDTSTIQGDWGWMTYPSHGWDSINEMDEFFSPIHTYQVCNVMTPNQNNWLRTNWVQRDGARRVYAEIKFTLRDCNSMPGVLGTCKETFNLYYLESDRDLGTSTRESQFTKIDTIAADESFTNVDLGVRRLKLNTEVRGVGPLSKRGFYLAFQDIGACIAIVSVRVYYKKCPAMVRNLASFSEAVTGADSSSLVEVRGECVGHSEERDTPKMYCSAEGEWLVPIGKCVCSAGYEEQRDSCTACQLGFYKSAPGDQLCAKCPLHSHSESRAARVCRCDSSFYRAVQDPPSAACTRPPSAPVNLISSVNGTSVTLEWGPPLDKGGRADIVYNVVCRRCAGDAGPCEACGSGIRFVPQQMSLVQGALTVTNLLAHTNYSFWVEAVNGVSDLSLESRRAAVANITTNQAAPSQVVVVRQESTGQNSVTLLWQEPDQPNGIILEYEIKYYEKDKEMQSYSTLKSKATTATISGLKPATRYIFQVRARTSAGCGRFSQTVEVETGKPVSLRYDTMTIVWICLTLITGLVALLVVLICKKRHCGYSKAFQDSDEEKMHYQNGQVKFPESKFYVDPHTYEDPCQAVHEFTREIEASRIKIEKVIGSGESGEVCYGRLKLPGKREIPVAIKALKAGYTEKQRRDFLSEASIMAQFDHPNVIHLEGVVTRSKLVMIVTEYMENGSLDTFLRKHDGQFTIIQLVGMLRGIGAGMRYLSDLGYVHRDLAARNILVNSNLVCKVSDFGLSRILEDDPDAAYTTTGGKIPIRWTAPEAIAYRKFSSASDVWSYGIVMWEVLAYGERPYWNMTNRDVINSVEEGYRLPAPMGCPTALHQLMLDCWQKDRGERPRFSQIVGILDKLIRNPDNLKCTATVNRFTQTRFDRSLLDLSSCLTVEDWLESIRLGHYRDNFAMAGYSSLGMVMRMNIEDVRSLGITMMGHQKKILSSIQAMRSQLLNTNGPKRHL is encoded by the exons TGGGATTCGATCAATGAAATGGATGAATTTTTCAGCCCCATCCACACCTACCAGGTCTGTAATGTCATGACCCCCAACCAGAACAACTGGCTACGGACCAACTGGGTTCAACGGGACGGCGCACGGCGGGTCTACGCGGAGATTAAATTCACGCTGAGGGACTGTAACAGCATGCCAGGCGTGCTGGGCACCTGCAAGGAGACTTTCAACCTGTACTACCTGGAATCTGACCGAGACCTGGGCACCAGCACCCGGGAGAGCCAGTTCACGAAGATCGACACCATCGCAGCTGACGAGAGCTTCACCAACGTGGACCTGGGGGTGAGGCGCCTGAAGCTGAACACGGAGGTGCGGGGTGTGGGGCCACTGAGCAAGAGGGGTTTCTACTTGGCCTTCCAGGACATAGGTGCTTGCATCGCCATCGTTTCGGTGAGGGTGTACTACAAGAAGTGCCCAGCAATGGTGAGGAACCTGGCGTCCTTCTCTGAGGCTGTGACCGGGGCAGACTCGTCCTCCCTGGTGGAAGTGCGGGGAGAGTGCGTAGGCCACTCGGAGGAGagggacacccccaaaatgtACTGCAGTGCTGAGGGAGAATGGTTGGTGCCCATTGGGAAGTGCGTGTGCAGTGCTGGCTATGAAGAGCAGCGGGATTCCTGCACAG cctGCCAGCTGGGATTCTACAAGTCAGCCCCCGGGGACCAGCTGTGCGCGAAGTGCCCCTTGCACAGCCACTCGGAGAGTCGGGCGGCCCGTGTGTGCCGCTGCGACAGCAGCTTCTACAGGGCGGTGCAGGACCCCCCCTCGGCTGCCTGCACAC GTCCCCCCTCTGCTCCTGTGAACCTGATCTCCAGTGTAAATGGCACCTCGGTGACACTGGAGTGGGGGCCGCCCCTGGACAAGGGGGGTCGCGCTGACATTGTGTACAACGTGGTCTGCAGACGCTGCGCGGGGGACGCTGGCCCGTGCGAGGCGTGCGGCAGCGGGATCCGCTTCGTGCCCCAGCAGATGAGCCTGGTGCAGGGAGCGCTGACAGTGACCAACCTCCTGGCCCACACCAACTACTCCTTTTGGGTGGAGGCCGTCAATGGTGTCTCCGACCTCAGCCTGGAGTCCAGGAGAGCCGCAGTCGCCAACATCACGACAAACCAGGCAG CCCCGTCGCAGGTGGTGGTCGTCCGTCAGGAGAGCACGGGCCAGAACAGCGTCACCTTGCTGTGGCAGGAGCCAGACCAGCCCAACGGCATCATCCTGGAGTATGAGATCAAGTACTACGAGAAG GACAAGGAAATGCAGAGCTATTCGACTCTGAAATCCAAGGCCACCACTGCCACCATCTCTGGGCTCAAGCCTGCAACCCGCTACATTTTCCAGGTTCGAGCTCGCACCTCCGCTGGCTGTGGGAGGTTCAGTCAGACCGTGGAGGTGGAAACGGGGAAGCCAG TCTCTCTCCGGTATGACACAATGACAATTGTCTGGATCTGCCTGACACTCATCACTGGCCTCGTCGCGTTGCTGGTGGTCCTAATCTGCAAGAAGAG GCACTGCGGGTACAGCAAGGCTTTCCAGGACTCTGATGAGGAGAAGATGCATTATCAGAACGGTCAAG TGAAGTTCCCTGAGTCCAAGTTCTACGTGGACCCCCACACGTATGAGGACCCTTGCCAAGCTGTACATGAGTTCACCCGTGAAATTGAGGCCTCCCGGATCAAGATTGAGAAGGTCATTGGATCTG GGGAGTCTGGAGAGGTGTGCTATGGCCGCCTGAAGCTGCCAGGGAAGAGGGAGATTCCCGTGGCCATCAAGGCTCTGAAAGCAGGCTACACGGAGAAGCAGAGACGGGACTTCCTGAGCGAAGCCAGCATCATGGCACAGTTCGACCACCCCAACGTCATCCACCTGGAGGGGGTGGTGACCAGGA GCAAATTGGTAATGATTGTTACTGAATACATGGAGAACGGCTCGCTAGACACCTTCCTCAGG AAACACGACGGGCAGTTCACCATCATCCAGCTGGTGGGCATGTTGCGTGGCATTGGAGCAGGCATGAGGTATCTGTCTGACCTGGGCTACGTGCACCGGGACCTGGCTGCCCGCAACATCCTGGTGAACAGCAACCTGGTCTGCAAAGTGTCTGACTTTGGCCTCTCCCGCATCCTGGAGGACGACCCCGACGCTGCATACACCACCACG GGGGGGAAGATCCCCATTCGCTGGACTGCTCCGGAGGCCATCGCATATCGCAAGTTCTCCTCAGCCAGTGACGTGTGGAGCTACGGCATTGTCATGTGGGAGGTGCTGGCCTACGGCGAGCGCCCGTACTGGAACATGACCAACCGGGAC GTCATCAACTCGGTGGAGGAAGGCTACCGGCTGCCCGCCCCCATGGGCTGCCCCACCGCCCTGCACCAGCTCATGCTGGATTGCTGGCAGAAGGACCGCGGTGAGAGACCACGTTTCTCCCAGATCGTGGGCATCCTGGACAAGCTCATCCGCAACCCTGACAACCTGAAGTGCACGGCCACCGTGAACCG GTTCACCCAAACGCGCTTCGACAGGAGTCTCCTTGACCTGTCCAGCTGTCTGACAGTGGAGGACTGGCTGGAGTCCATCCGGCTGGGGCACTACCGGGACAACTTTGCCATGGCAGGGTACTCCTCCTTGGGCATGGTGATGCGCATGAACATCGA GGATGTTCGGAGTCTGGGCATCACCATGATGGGCCACCAGAAGAAGATCTTGAGCAGCATCCAAGCCATGAGATCCCAGCTACTGAATACAAATGGCCCTAAGAGGCATCTCTGA